One Prunus dulcis chromosome 7, ALMONDv2, whole genome shotgun sequence DNA segment encodes these proteins:
- the LOC117633615 gene encoding pentatricopeptide repeat-containing protein At5g55740, chloroplastic, with the protein MGQETIMIEAQVHLRPKLIMSVLTIMPFPASCGNDQPYPPLVSSASRLAMASLPYTTIPNPQLSLSKQSIPIEFHKQSQAHFTKLQENAKTHQILYQSYFSHMSSLCKQGQIQQAVDLFVEMELKNLQVGPEIYGELLQGCVYERALHTGKQIHARIIKKGGIFAINEYIETKLVIFYAKCDVPEASNRLFRMVRLKNVYSWAAVIGLNCRMGFYQEALLGFREMQENGLLPDNFVVPNVLKACGALEWIVIGKGVHGYVVKLGCSGCVFVASSLVDMYGKCGVVEDARKVFDGMPERNVVTWNSVIVGYVQNGLNEEAIKVFYEMREAGVEPTHVTVSSLLSASANLGALREGKHGHALAVVCGLELNTNLGSSLINFYSKVGLIEDAEMVFSKMLEKDVVTWNLLISGYVQVGEVDKALNVCRLMRLENLSFDSVTLATLMSAFADTRSLKFGKVGHCYSIRNNLESDVVVVSSIVDMYAKCEKIDCAKRVFNSSFIRDLVLWNTMLAAFAELGHSGEALKMFYQMQLESVPPNVISWNSLILGFLKNGQVNEAKDTFWHMQSLGVQPNLVTWTTLISGLAKSGFGYEAILTFQQMQEAGIKPNVVSIIGVLLACINMASLQNGRALHGYLIRHSLYTSIPIATSLVDMYAKCGNIDQAKRVFDMIEHKELPVYNAMISSYALHGQAVEALALYQGLKEEGVKPDNITFTNALYACSHAMMVNEGLELFFDMVSNHNINPSIEHYGCVVNLLSRCGNLDEAFRLVGTMPYKPDAQMLGSLLAACREHNKIELEEYLSNQLLKLQPDNSGNYIAMSNAHAAAGRWDEVTKVRQLMKERGLRKIPGCSWIQIGEELHVFVAGDISHPETEKIYMTLALLGMEMSFR; encoded by the coding sequence ATGGGCCAAGAGACCATCATGATTGAAGCCCAGGTTCATCTAAGGCCCAAGTTAATAATGTCCGTATTGACGATAATGCCCTTTCCCGCTTCGTGTGGCAACGACCAACCATATCCTCCTCTTGTTTCCTCTGCTTCACGCCTGGCCATGGCTTCTCTACCGTACACCACAATTCCAAACCCACAACTCTCACTTTCCAAACAGTCTATTCCGATTGAATTCCACAAACAGTCACAAGCCCATTTTACAAAACTTcaagaaaatgcaaaaaccCATCAAATCTTGTACCAGTCTTACTTTAGCCACATGTCCTCTCTGTGCAAACAAGGCCAAATTCAACAGGCTGTGGACTTGTTCGTTGAAATGGAACTCAAAAATCTCCAAGTTGGCCCTGAAATTTACGGCGAGCTCCTTCAGGGGTGTGTCTACGAGCGAGCTCTTCATACGGGTAAGCAAATTCACGCTCGGATCATAAAGAAAGGTGGCATCTTTGCAATAAATGAGTACATTGAAACCAAGTTGGTGATTTTCTATGCAAAATGCGATGTTCCGGAGGCTTCAAATCGTTTGTTCCGAATGGTAAGATTAAAAAACGTTTATTCGTGGGCTGCTGttattggattgaattgtAGGATGGGTTTCTATCAAGAGGCTTTGCTAGGTTTTagggaaatgcaagaaaatggATTGTTGCCTGATAATTTTGTTGTTCCAAATGTATTGAAGGCTTGTGGTGCTTTAGAGTGGATTGTGATTGGGAAAGGGGTTCATGGGTATGTGGTGAAGTTGGGTTGTAGTGGGTGTGTCTTTGTTGCTAGTAGTCTTGTGGATATGTATGGAAAATGTGGGGTTGTAGAAGATGCAAGGAAGGTTTTTGATGGTATGCCTGAAAGAAATGTAGTCACTTGGAATTCGGTGATTGTGGGTTATGTACAAAATGGTTTGAATGAGGAAGCTATTAAGGTGTTTTATGAGATGAGGGAGGCAGGTGTTGAACCCACTCACGTTACGGTATCGAGCTTACTTTCTGCTTCAGCTAATTTAGGTGCATTACGAGAGGGTAAACATGGACATGCACTAGCAGTTGTTTGTGGATTAGAACTAAATACCAATTTGGGCAGTTCTCTTATTAACTTTTATTCCAAGGTTGGTTTGATTGAGGATGCTGAAATGGTTTTTAGCAAGATGCTTGAGAAAGATGTGGTCACATGGAATTTGCTCATATCTGGGTATGTGCAAGTGGGGGAGGTTGACAAAGCACTCAATGTTTGCCGTCTAATGAGACTTGAAAACTTGAGTTTTGACTCTGTGACTCTTGCAACCTTAATGTCTGCTTTTGCAGATACACGAAGTTTGAAATTTGGTAAGGTGGGACATTGCTATTCTATAAGGAACAACCTTGAATCCGACGTGGTTGTTGTGAGTAGCATTGTAGACATGTATGCCAAATGTGAGAAAATCGATTGTGCAAAACGAGTTTTCAACTCTTCATTTATAAGAGATCTTGTGTTGTGGAACACAATGCTGGCTGCTTTTGCAGAATTGGGTCATAGTGGTGAGGCCTTGAAAATGTTCTATCAAATGCAGCTAGAAAGTGTGCCACCAAATGTGATATCATGGAACTCTCTGATTTTAGGTTTTCTGAAAAATGGCCAAGTCAACGAGGCTAAAGATACGTTTTGGCATATGCAGTCCCTTGGAGTCCAGCCTAACCTGGTCACTTGGACTACACTGATCTCTGGTTTGGCTAAGAGTGGTTTTGGCTACGAAGCGATTCTGACATTCCAACAGATGCAGGAAGCTGGAATTAAACCCAATGTTGTGAGCATTATTGGTGTACTATTGGCTTGCATAAATATGGCATCGTTGCAGAATGGAAGAGCCTTACATGGGTATTTGATAAGGCATTCCCTCTACACTTCAATTCCAATTGCAACCTCTTTAGTGGATATGTATGCTAAATGTGGTAATATAGATCAAGCAAAGAGGGTGTTCGATATGATTGAACACAAGGAGTTGCCTGTCTATAATGCAATGATTTCCAGTTATGCGTTACATGGTCAAGCTGTGGAAGCTCTTGCACTATATCAAGGCTTAAAGGAAGAAGGTGTAAAACCAGATAATATAACCTTTACTAATGCCTTATATGCATGCAGCCATGCCATGATGGTGAATGAAGGTTTGGAGCTTTTCTTTGATATGGTATCCAATCACAATATAAATCCAAGTATAGAGCATTATGGCTGTGTGGTTAATCTTCTTTCTCGGTGTGGCAATTTGGATGAAGCTTTTAGGCTTGTTGGCACGATGCCATACAAGCCTGATGCACAAATGTTGGGATCATTACTTGCTGCTTGTAGAGAACACAATAAAATAGAACTAGAGGAATATTTATCCAATCAATTACTGAAATTACAGCCAGACAATTCTGGTAACTATATAGCAATGTCAAATGCACATGCAGCTGCAGGAAGATGGGATGAGGTAACAAAGGTGAGGCAGTTAATGAAAGAAAGGGGCTTGAGAAAGATTCCGGGATGCAGTTGGATTCAAATCGGAGAAGAACTTCATGTGTTTGTTGCTGGTGACATATCACACcctgaaactgaaaaaatCTATATGACGTTGGCTTTGTTGGGAATGGAAATGTCTTTTCGCTGA
- the LOC117634546 gene encoding myb family transcription factor EFM, with protein MASSPSELSLDCKPHSYSMLLKSFGDLQASHHHDQSQTQKLEEFLSRLEEERLKIDAFKRELPLSMQLLTTAVEASRQQLQAYRANIQGPNRPVLEEFIPLKHSPTEGSEKTTNTTSDKANWMTSAQLWSQASDHINATKPQSITSPKETDIGFSVSPKLGLDAKQHRSYGGGAFHPFSKDRNSCPSPTLRPLPELALASPENNKAAEMLMEDKIIKSCNNSETTHENGMINSSANNGNCSEQAKLLATGGINNSNISEGQTQTTTTTTTNNQSQSQTHRKARRCWSPDLHRRFVNALQMLGGSQVATPKQIRELMKVDGLTNDEVKSHLQKYRLHTRRPSPSPQAAGGPTPQLVVLGGIWVPPEYANAAHNGPTALYSPHPGSHAPTHYCATPMPQDFYTTQPPQQLHHHTLHHQLHVYRASTTSNTHSSPESDGHGACGRSESIEDGKSDSSSWKGAESGGDQMNGGDHRKGGVASRRSEDAEDSNGSQITLKF; from the exons ATGGCATCATCGCCTTCGGAACTAAGCCTGGACTGCAAGCCCCACAGCTACTCCATGCTCCTCAAATCCTTTGGAGACCTGCAGGCGTCTCATCACCATGACCAGTCTCAGACTCAGAAGCTTGAAGAGTTCCTCTCCCGCCTTGAAGAAGAACGTCTCAAGATTGATGCTTTCAAGCGCGAGCTCCCTCTTTCCATGCAACTCCTCACCACTG CGGTGGAGGCTTCAAGGCAGCAACTTCAAGCTTACAGAGCAAATATTCAAGGGCCAAATAGGCCAGTGCTTGAAGAATTCATACCCCTTAAACATTCACCCACTGAAGGCTCAGAAAAAACTACAAACACCACTTCTGATAAGGCAAATTGGATGACCTCTGCCCAACTGTGGAGCCAAGCAAGTGATCATATCAATGCAACCAAACCCCAGTCCATAACATCCCCAAAAGAAACCGATATCGGCTTTAGTGTCAGCCCCAAGCTCGGGTTAGACGCCAAGCAGCACAGATCCTATGGAGGAGGAGCTTTCCATCCATTTTCCAAAGACCGCAACTCTTGCCCAAGCCCAACTTTGCGGCCTCTCCCAGAGCTGGCTCTTGCCTCCCCAGAGAACAACAAGGCAGCAGAGATGTTAATGGAGGACAAGATCATCAAGTCATGTAATAATTCCGAGACCACCCATGAGAATGGAATGATTAATTCATCAGCTAATAATGGCAATTGTAGTGAACAAGCTAAATTATTAGCAACCGGTGgaattaataattcaaatatatCAGAGGGGCAAACACAGACAACaacaaccacaaccaccaacAATCAATCTCAATCTCAAACTCATAGGAAGGCAAGGAGGTGTTGGTCTCCGGACTTGCACCGGCGGTTCGTTAATGCCCTTCAAATGCTTGGTGGTTCTCAAg TGGCGACCCCGAAACAGATCAGAGAGCTGATGAAGGTTGACGGTTTGACCAACGATGAAGTTAAAAGCCATCTGCAG AAGTACAGGCTCCACACAAGACGACCAAGCCCTAGCCCACAAGCAGCCGGAGGCCCAACGCCACAACTGGTAGTCCTAGGTGGCATCTGGGTCCCGCCAGAGTATGCCAACGCGGCACACAATGGCCCCACAGCCCTTTACAGCCCACACCCTGGCTCCCATGCACCAACCCACTACTGTGCAACCCCAATGCCCCAAGACTTCTACACCACGCAGCCACCGCAGCAATTGCACCACCACACCCTCCACCACCAGCTCCACGTGTACAGGGCTTCCACTACCTCCAACACTCACAGCTCCCCCGAGTCCGATGGCCACGGGGCCTGCGGACGGTCGGAGAGCATCGAAGATGGCAAGTCCGACAGCAGCAGCTGGAAGGGTGCAGAGAGCGGCGGTGATCAGATGAACGGAGGAGATCATAGAAAAGGAGGGGTGGCTTCGAGGAGATCAGAAGACGCTGAGGACAGTAATGGCAGTCAGATCACGCTCAAGTTCTGA